The Drosophila simulans strain w501 chromosome 3R, Prin_Dsim_3.1, whole genome shotgun sequence genome contains the following window.
GCACTATAGAACTTAAAAGCTTAAAGCTAAGTGTTCAGAATTATATTATTCATAAACTTAACctataacaaatgtttatagtATAGTTAATAATCACTTAATGACTTTCGTTGCCAAGAAATACCATAATATAGTAACAAATTGATTGTTCAACCAAACTTTTGCTaatcaaaacacaaaatttccTTGAAAACTATGCCTGATATGCCAGCAGGGCAAATCGAATCGATTGAACAGCCAAAATTAATGGGCATTAACTTACAGTCGTAACAACCGCCACCGATGTAAACAGCCGCCTCCGTTAGAGCCAGTGCAAAAAAAGCGAGAATCGCAAATGCCGTCAGGTTCCTCATTGTGGCTGGTCTATTAGAACGTCGAACTGGTCTGGACCAGGTACGAACCGCAACAGCAGCTTATATACGATGCACTcaccgattccgattccgatactgaatttgaattcgaatTCAAACCCAAACAGACCTTATCGCTGCAAAGAACTTTTGCAGTACAAACAAACCACTACGTAGGTATTAATCTCAGGGAATTGCCCGCGGATAGGTTTCAAAAACAATCTGTAGCGCATCAGTTGGTCAGTCGTTTGGCATTCGAGATACTCTACGTTACCTATACAACAtattaaatacacaaaatCCTTAAAACCAATTATAAGTCTAGATTGAATTTAGGAATCAGACTCTTTTCATTTCAACAAAGTTGCAAGATTTCtttttaaagatatatatttgtttttaactcatatttcagttttaaacatgtatttttgctttttcgtTATTAAGTatcttattatttaaatatgaactGTTAGCTTTATAACGTTTTTACAGAAGCTTCTACAATTCACTCACGAGTCACGACTTTCGGTTCTGGAACCAGTTTTGCTTAGATGTGTGGATAAAATTTAATGGGGTGCGATTCTCTGGAATCGCTTGCCATTCATGTTTACGTCTGGGAATAATTGTAAACCGACTTTTCGGGGCGTGACTGTCATAAATTTCTTTGAAGAAGTTCAAGGAAATCAACTACGTCGAACTGCTGCCACAAAACCATGTGAGGAAAACCCCATCGAATTGCTATTTGATAGTGTTctgttgtaattaattaaaatatattgttgaTATACGAATCGAAAGCAGCGTACTGCTCCTAACGCTTAGGCTTATGCAAATCGATTTTGATTCGGATCGAACCAAGTGCCGGACTATATAAGCAGCGTGAGAGTCGATGCGGTCATCTATCTATCGGCTTTAATATGAAGTACCTGACGTGTGTGCTGCTCCCGTTGGCTTTAATTCCGACTCTGATCGGCGGTAAGCTGGACGGGATTGCTGCTGACGCTAATTGATACACACTGACATCATCTGCACCATTTATCCATCATTTCCAGCTCATCCCAGCACAGTGGTGGTGAATGGCGTCTGTCTGACTTGTAAGTTGCGATTGTTTTGCCAGCTAGGCCATTAAGACAACTCAATGAATAATTATGCACTCGAAAAGGTCCCAATCCGAATGGTGAGCCCGTCTACCTGGATGGCCAGGAGTACCGCAGCTTCTCCTCATCCCCTGGCGATGGTAATGTGGTCATTTCCCGTGGCAATGACGGTAGGGGCGGTGGAGGTGGCACCATTTACCGGAGGGGTGGGAACACCATCGTCAATGGCAGGTGCCAGCACTGCAACGTGGATCTCTATTAAAGGCTTAAACAATAAAGTCTGaatattgaattaaaattgcgCACATATCGATCAATCCATTTCATACTTACTTGGCTATGTACGACATCATTTAGCTAAAAGCATTGACAATCGTTCAACCCAGTCTCTCTGCGAATTCGATGAATGTGATGGTTTCGAGTGCAGAGGGCATCATCTGATGGAGGCAAAAAATGGATAAAAATGGATTTGTACACGTGGAGAAACATGAAATATATGAGTTATTTTATGCTGCGAAAAAAGAGCGAAGAATGTTATAATTGCTTTTggcgaaaatcaaatttttcccatttaaaatgtgtatttttttttaccgaTTTCCAGTATCTCGACTATATGAGTTTTTCATTGCGTGCACTGCGAGCTGTCTGTTTGTGAACATTGGCTTCCCTCATCATTCTCCAAATAAGTGATACAAAAGCGTTACATTTTCAAAAGCCTAGGTTTCAAAACTGTCTGCAAATAAGGGAAGACCCACGGATTTCGTGACTGAAAAATAGAGAAATTCGTGTTGCCAATGGCATCGATTGTTTGAACTTCAGCTAGTTGCCACATAAACTGGGATGGGAGCTGAGGTCGCTGTCTCCGGAGTATTGCACAGCATCGATAATCAAATGCGAGTAACCAACCGTGCAATTTACGCCAGTGGATGTGATGTCAATGAAAACGCTGGCCTGATGTAAGGGTGCTTAAGGTTGCGCGTgccacgtggcgtatacgtaatgctgCTCCAGGAACAGCAAACAGAAGCCtctcaaatatttgctttcaaACTAACTACTCGACAAACAGTAAACACTTAgtgcatacacacacacttccCAAGACAATTTTGTGCAGAAGTTTCGAATAAAACTGATGCTGTGTTTTTATATACAGAATAAGaagggaaaagttttccattcaGGCTTAGCAtgcgaaaacaattaaaattgtaaaaggATTACTTAACAATCAtacaattttgatttaagcGTATAACTTAAAGGTATAGTGTTGATTCACTAAGCTTTATTTGCAATTGtaaaaaaaggcaacaatACAATGCATTGAAATCAATGGATTGCCCTTGCGGATGTGCTAAATTCGACTGGCTTAAAATTCAATGAACATTTGGGTGGCATAACCATACCAATCGTAAAGGGTTTCAACATACGTTctctgatttatttttaatacacTTTATTGGCAGGAATGTGTCGTTTCCTATCCTTTGGGTCACAAATTGTTTACACGCAACTTTAGAAGCCCCATGAAGCGGAGGAACTCAGTCCAAGTCCAGAACAGGGTGGTTTATCTGCCTAGCAACTTAAGGACCTTGAGCTGGGGAATGttcgaaattgaatttatgttgACTTGTATTTGATTTCAGGTCAATTTCTGTTCTCTTGTGCCTAATTTGTGCGGCATTAGAGGGGAATTTCTGGGGCAGGTGAAAGGTGAGCCGATCGGACTTGTGGCAGTAGTAGCAGTGGCCACTGCTCCTTCAggtttttcaaataaattttaactttttttttctgtttcgcCCGCCCCCCCTGAGTTTTGCCAGAAGGCagaattgatttatttgtacaCCGGTGTTGTTTGCCTTGGGGCAGCGCCTTTGGTAATATAGTCACGTGCTGGGAAACTCTTATATCTGCCACTGGTTGAGCTTTATTTGAAAATCCCGACCACACAGCAAATTTACATAGCAtgcttaaattattatattttaccCCCAACTCGCCAACGCTGGTA
Protein-coding sequences here:
- the LOC6739756 gene encoding bomanin Bicipital 1, with amino-acid sequence MKYLTCVLLPLALIPTLIGAHPSTVVVNGVCLTCPNPNGEPVYLDGQEYRSFSSSPGDGNVVISRGNDGRGGGGGTIYRRGGNTIVNGRCQHCNVDLY